The Paracholeplasma brassicae genome contains a region encoding:
- the obgE gene encoding GTPase ObgE produces the protein MFKDEVVIKVKGGKGGDGIVAFRREKYVEYGGPAGGTGGNGGTVIFTADEGMSTLLDLAYNKHISADNGQNGMSKSQNGKNAKDTYIRVPVGTAVYDNETGLLLGDLVLHGQTLTVAKGGKGGRGNVAFATHKNPAPEICERGDLGESKELKIELKVLADVGLVGFPSVGKSTLISRVSKAKPKIADYPFTTLQPHLGLVYQGPNQSFVMADLPGLIEGASLGAGLGIQFLKHIERCRVIIHVVEMDSLEDRDPFSDFEIINKELESYNLDLLKRPMIVAASKMDMPEANEKLSHFMQQIGESYEVYPISSITGEGLDRLCHRAMQLVEETPKFEVKDLHMNYIKHKEENFFTIERGEDGVYNITGDGLFRLFSKTDFTRDENVKRFARQLRSYGVDEALRNAGVKNGDNVRIFEYEFEFID, from the coding sequence ATGTTTAAAGATGAAGTAGTCATAAAAGTTAAAGGCGGTAAAGGTGGCGATGGTATCGTTGCATTTAGACGCGAAAAATACGTTGAGTACGGTGGACCAGCCGGGGGAACCGGTGGTAATGGTGGAACCGTAATTTTTACTGCAGATGAAGGGATGTCTACCTTACTTGATTTGGCTTATAACAAACACATTAGTGCCGATAACGGGCAAAATGGTATGTCTAAAAGTCAAAATGGAAAGAATGCCAAAGACACATACATTCGCGTACCAGTTGGTACCGCGGTTTATGACAATGAAACCGGCCTTTTACTAGGTGATTTGGTTTTACATGGACAAACTCTAACGGTGGCTAAAGGTGGCAAAGGTGGTCGTGGTAACGTTGCGTTTGCAACGCACAAAAACCCTGCACCTGAAATTTGTGAACGTGGTGATCTAGGTGAGTCAAAAGAATTAAAAATAGAATTAAAAGTACTTGCTGATGTCGGCTTAGTTGGCTTTCCATCCGTCGGTAAATCAACGTTGATTTCACGTGTTTCAAAAGCGAAACCAAAAATTGCAGACTATCCATTTACAACGCTACAGCCACATTTGGGCTTAGTTTATCAAGGTCCAAATCAAAGCTTTGTCATGGCGGATTTACCTGGTTTAATTGAAGGTGCGTCACTTGGTGCTGGCTTAGGTATTCAGTTTCTTAAGCATATTGAACGTTGCCGAGTCATTATACACGTTGTTGAAATGGATTCACTCGAAGACAGAGATCCATTTAGTGATTTTGAAATAATCAACAAAGAACTAGAAAGCTATAATTTGGACTTATTAAAACGTCCGATGATCGTTGCGGCATCTAAAATGGATATGCCTGAGGCTAATGAAAAGTTAAGCCATTTTATGCAACAAATTGGTGAATCATACGAAGTATATCCAATCTCATCAATTACTGGTGAAGGCCTTGATAGACTTTGTCATCGTGCCATGCAATTGGTCGAAGAGACGCCAAAATTTGAAGTAAAAGATCTTCACATGAACTACATCAAACATAAAGAAGAAAACTTCTTTACGATTGAGCGTGGGGAAGACGGCGTTTATAACATCACAGGTGATGGGTTATTTAGATTATTTAGTAAAACTGACTTTACAAGAGATGAAAATGTGAAACGTTTTGCGAGACAATTGCGTAGCTATGGTGTGGATGAAGCACTAAGAAACGCTGGTGTAAAAAACGGTGATAATGTTCGTATCTTTGAATATGAGTTCGAATTTATCGATTAA
- the rpmA gene encoding 50S ribosomal protein L27, with the protein MLKLNIQLFASKKGTGSTRNGRDSHSKRLGLKLSDGQFATSGSIIYRQRGTKIHPGNNVGRGGDDTLFAKVTGVVKYERVGRTKTQVSVYEA; encoded by the coding sequence ATGTTAAAATTAAACATTCAGTTATTCGCATCTAAGAAAGGTACAGGTTCGACTCGTAACGGTCGTGACTCTCACTCAAAACGCTTAGGCTTAAAACTATCTGATGGTCAATTTGCTACATCTGGATCTATTATCTATCGTCAACGCGGTACTAAGATTCATCCAGGTAACAACGTTGGACGCGGCGGCGACGATACTTTATTTGCTAAAGTAACAGGCGTTGTGAAGTATGAACGTGTCGGTCGTACAAAAACACAAGTTTCTGTATACGAAGCATAG
- a CDS encoding YcjF family protein, with protein MTKDKKRNRIWYLIAFGVILLFLLILVSSVINVGERLRTISVYLEYGFYVLSVILVYFLIINPVRIILVSPAFSIETVMDKPSRRRYQTYKKVASNLMSRDDISQKEKEKLKNAMSEPEELQKTLNEIYNSTMKKLMNRVILKNAKTVLISTAISQNGRLDLFTVLVVNIKMIKELVVLCGFRPSYKNLAKLTINVFTTALIAEGLENVNINDLIPNSTANMLGEIPLIKPVMSSVAQGITNGLLTIRIGIVTRKFLFADSKELTRNDIRKGAFIESMKFLPILIKDSLVSLPQKFFDMFKKNKPEENVDL; from the coding sequence ATGACCAAAGATAAGAAGCGTAACCGAATCTGGTATCTCATTGCATTTGGTGTCATTTTGTTATTTTTATTAATTTTAGTCAGTTCGGTGATTAATGTTGGCGAACGCCTAAGAACAATTAGTGTGTACCTAGAATATGGGTTTTATGTGCTTTCTGTCATACTGGTATATTTCTTAATAATTAATCCGGTTAGAATAATCTTAGTATCCCCGGCGTTTTCAATTGAGACGGTGATGGATAAACCATCTAGACGTCGTTATCAAACTTACAAAAAAGTTGCGAGCAATTTAATGAGTCGTGATGACATCAGTCAAAAAGAAAAAGAAAAATTAAAAAATGCAATGTCAGAGCCTGAAGAACTTCAAAAGACATTGAATGAAATCTACAACTCGACAATGAAAAAGTTGATGAATCGAGTCATTTTAAAAAATGCAAAGACAGTCTTGATTTCAACAGCGATTTCTCAAAACGGACGTCTTGATTTATTCACTGTTTTGGTCGTAAACATTAAGATGATTAAAGAACTAGTCGTCCTTTGTGGGTTTAGACCAAGTTATAAAAACTTAGCAAAATTGACAATTAATGTCTTTACAACCGCGTTGATTGCAGAAGGATTAGAAAATGTTAATATCAATGACCTAATTCCCAATTCAACAGCGAACATGCTTGGTGAAATTCCCTTAATTAAACCGGTCATGTCAAGTGTTGCACAGGGCATAACTAATGGGTTACTCACCATCCGTATTGGCATTGTTACTCGCAAGTTTTTATTCGCAGATAGTAAGGAATTGACACGAAATGACATTCGTAAAGGCGCCTTCATCGAATCGATGAAATTCTTGCCAATCTTAATCAAAGATTCACTCGTTAGCTTACCTCAAAAGTTCTTCGATATGTTTAAAAAGAACAAACCAGAAGAAAACGTTGACTTATAA
- the rplU gene encoding 50S ribosomal protein L21, with protein sequence MYAVIKTGGKQVKVEVGQEIYVEKLDVQVDEVVTFDEVLLVGGETTKVGTPVVSGATVTAKVLKQGRAKKIIVFKYKPKKNYARKQGHRQSYTKLLVEAINA encoded by the coding sequence ATGTACGCAGTAATTAAAACTGGTGGAAAACAAGTAAAAGTTGAAGTTGGACAAGAAATTTACGTTGAAAAGTTAGACGTTCAAGTAGATGAAGTGGTTACTTTTGATGAAGTATTACTTGTTGGAGGAGAAACCACGAAAGTTGGAACTCCAGTTGTTAGTGGCGCAACCGTTACGGCAAAAGTCTTAAAACAAGGAAGAGCGAAGAAAATTATCGTTTTCAAGTATAAACCTAAAAAGAACTATGCACGTAAACAAGGTCACAGACAATCGTATACAAAATTATTAGTTGAAGCAATCAACGCATAA
- the rnhC gene encoding ribonuclease HIII — protein sequence MPNYSLSVSQEQLSALLNEYKTYEKENSNQYILFQASKEGVLIQGYKSGKVVLQGDYQNELEYIKSVLGIESYQAVGSDEVGTGDLFGPIVVCSCFTSLDDIKYLESLGVRDSKNMTDNQIIKLGPILAKKLIHSILILTPEKYNEMIRKGFNMNKIKAYLHNQSILKTVEKLEGDVPVIVDQFCDPSVYFNYLKGEKSVFKKIEFYTKAESVHISVAAASIIARYAFLAKMQQYSKFIGVKLLKGAGAEVDRQLIEIYRSRGYKSLRPITKLNFKNLTKNNVLPPSRLS from the coding sequence ATGCCAAATTATAGTCTAAGTGTTTCACAAGAGCAATTGAGTGCACTTTTAAACGAATATAAGACTTATGAAAAAGAAAATAGTAACCAGTATATCTTGTTTCAAGCTTCAAAAGAAGGTGTACTAATACAAGGTTACAAAAGTGGCAAAGTAGTACTTCAAGGGGATTATCAGAATGAACTCGAATACATTAAATCAGTATTGGGGATAGAAAGTTATCAAGCGGTTGGATCAGATGAGGTTGGTACAGGTGACCTTTTTGGACCAATCGTCGTTTGTAGCTGTTTTACTTCTTTAGATGATATCAAGTATCTTGAATCACTTGGTGTAAGGGATTCTAAGAACATGACGGACAACCAAATCATCAAATTAGGTCCGATTTTGGCAAAGAAGTTGATTCATTCTATATTAATCCTAACCCCTGAAAAATACAATGAAATGATTCGTAAGGGATTTAATATGAATAAAATAAAGGCTTATCTACATAATCAATCGATCTTAAAGACGGTTGAGAAATTAGAAGGGGACGTACCGGTCATCGTTGATCAGTTTTGTGACCCTAGTGTCTATTTCAATTACTTAAAAGGGGAAAAGTCCGTATTTAAGAAAATTGAATTCTATACAAAAGCTGAATCAGTCCACATTAGTGTGGCTGCAGCATCGATCATTGCAAGGTACGCATTTTTAGCAAAAATGCAACAATACTCTAAATTTATCGGTGTTAAGTTATTAAAAGGTGCTGGTGCTGAGGTTGATCGTCAATTAATTGAAATCTATCGTTCAAGAGGCTATAAGTCCTTAAGACCAATAACAAAACTTAATTTTAAAAATCTAACAAAAAATAATGTTTTACCACCATCAAGATTATCTTAA
- a CDS encoding alpha/beta fold hydrolase — translation MQIYHETHFVENEKARIFIVHGIAEHSKRYDHVVGFLNANGYSVITFDLRGHGKSEGKRGYINKYEVFLDDIHELFHKYHSNHVKNILLGHSMGGLITHLYMITYDDFDACIVSGAPTDFIKDVSLLRFIGFRYFGFIYKKNELSYGKLSHIKDIETNYMNDPLVLKSFSIRLVGEMFVRGVRHLKAKHHLNRKPILILHGKLDKIVPAKFSEAMFHKLPQKKKLLKIYENDFHEILNEVNQNEVLTDIKTWIDSL, via the coding sequence ATGCAAATCTATCATGAAACACATTTTGTTGAGAATGAAAAAGCACGAATATTCATTGTCCATGGGATTGCTGAGCACAGCAAACGCTATGATCATGTGGTAGGATTTTTAAACGCTAATGGCTATTCAGTCATCACTTTTGATTTAAGAGGTCACGGTAAATCCGAAGGGAAACGAGGCTACATCAATAAGTATGAAGTATTTTTAGATGATATACACGAATTGTTTCATAAGTACCACTCAAATCATGTGAAAAATATTTTACTAGGTCACTCCATGGGTGGTTTAATTACACACTTATATATGATTACCTATGATGATTTTGATGCCTGCATTGTTAGTGGAGCACCGACCGATTTTATAAAGGACGTATCATTACTAAGATTTATAGGATTTAGATATTTTGGCTTTATCTATAAGAAAAATGAGCTTTCTTATGGCAAGTTGTCACACATCAAAGACATTGAAACCAACTACATGAATGACCCTTTAGTCTTAAAGTCATTTTCAATACGTTTGGTTGGTGAAATGTTTGTCCGTGGGGTAAGACATTTAAAGGCGAAGCATCATTTAAATCGAAAACCTATTTTAATCCTTCACGGAAAACTTGACAAAATTGTTCCTGCCAAATTCTCAGAAGCGATGTTCCATAAACTACCTCAAAAGAAAAAACTACTTAAAATATATGAAAATGACTTTCATGAGATTTTAAATGAAGTAAATCAAAATGAGGTTTTAACAGATATAAAAACTTGGATTGATAGCTTATGA
- a CDS encoding ribosomal-processing cysteine protease Prp, whose protein sequence is MIKYEFKKVKTIVELTVSGHANYKKHGEDIVCASVSTALILSANLIERMGYIKHIELEVNDGYFYLKVHQSSEVVEQVLINLVETLIELEQQYPKYIKNQKEG, encoded by the coding sequence ATGATTAAGTACGAGTTTAAAAAAGTAAAGACGATCGTCGAACTAACAGTCAGCGGACACGCGAACTATAAAAAACATGGGGAAGACATCGTTTGTGCTTCAGTATCGACAGCCCTGATACTCTCAGCTAATCTGATTGAGCGCATGGGTTATATTAAACACATTGAACTTGAAGTGAATGACGGCTACTTTTATTTAAAAGTCCATCAATCAAGTGAAGTGGTAGAACAGGTTTTGATCAATTTGGTCGAAACATTAATTGAATTAGAACAACAATACCCTAAATATATTAAAAATCAAAAGGAGGGATAA
- a CDS encoding FGGY family carbohydrate kinase, producing the protein MRKFLFSIDQGTTSSRVLIINEQGQIQQIFQKDFNQLYDGAKVLQDASVVYDTVRWCLDEAFKYAINDEVLAIGITNQRETTVLFDQTGIPLDYAISWQSKHTEEICESWRQLGFEPYIKKSTGLVINPYFSASKIRYLLDKHINKDLTNCYFGTMDTYILYRLTSGKSFKTDVSNASRTMLYNIHQMRYDQKILDLTGIPKHMLPEVCPSNSLFGYYNGVPITGILGDQQSALFGHLALNPGEMKVTYGTGCFILMNTGNKVHMSKKGLISTVAWQIDDEVTYALEGSIFVAGSSVKWLRDQLQVIKTAEESEKLAMDATHDLYFVPAFVGLGAPYWDTDVRGTMFGITADIDKKDIVRATLNAVGYQVKDVVDVMISDTEIPLETVGIDGGLSNNNYLMQFQSDLLRCPLKRIATPEVTGLGVAYLAGLKTGFFPSLEIIAKQAVIKQLFTPKMSLKNAKRLYQGWQKAVSISQLYK; encoded by the coding sequence ATGAGAAAGTTCTTATTCTCAATTGACCAAGGAACGACAAGTTCACGGGTACTAATCATCAATGAACAAGGTCAAATTCAACAAATCTTCCAAAAAGATTTTAATCAACTATACGATGGGGCTAAAGTACTTCAAGATGCATCGGTTGTATATGATACGGTTAGATGGTGCTTAGATGAAGCGTTTAAATATGCGATTAATGACGAAGTATTGGCAATTGGTATTACAAACCAACGTGAAACGACTGTTTTATTTGATCAAACAGGTATCCCATTGGACTACGCGATTAGTTGGCAATCCAAACACACAGAAGAAATCTGTGAATCTTGGAGACAACTAGGTTTTGAGCCCTACATAAAGAAAAGCACTGGACTAGTAATTAATCCGTATTTTTCAGCCTCAAAAATACGTTATTTATTAGATAAACACATAAACAAAGACTTAACTAACTGTTATTTTGGGACGATGGATACTTATATTCTATATCGTCTTACCAGTGGGAAGTCATTTAAAACCGACGTCAGTAATGCCTCAAGAACAATGCTTTATAATATTCACCAAATGCGATATGATCAAAAAATACTCGATTTAACGGGCATTCCTAAGCACATGTTACCAGAGGTTTGTCCATCAAATTCGTTATTTGGTTATTACAATGGTGTACCTATTACTGGTATATTGGGTGATCAACAAAGCGCATTATTTGGTCATTTAGCATTAAATCCTGGTGAGATGAAAGTAACCTATGGGACCGGTTGTTTTATTCTTATGAACACTGGAAATAAAGTTCATATGTCAAAAAAGGGATTGATATCTACGGTAGCTTGGCAAATTGATGATGAAGTGACCTACGCGCTTGAAGGGTCAATATTCGTAGCGGGTAGTTCAGTCAAATGGTTACGAGATCAACTTCAAGTGATAAAAACAGCGGAAGAGTCGGAAAAATTGGCAATGGATGCCACTCATGATTTATATTTTGTCCCTGCATTTGTTGGCTTAGGTGCACCGTATTGGGATACCGATGTCCGTGGCACGATGTTTGGTATTACAGCAGACATTGATAAAAAAGACATTGTTAGAGCCACCTTAAATGCGGTTGGCTATCAAGTTAAGGATGTCGTAGATGTGATGATATCAGATACCGAAATACCACTTGAAACCGTTGGAATTGATGGTGGTCTTTCTAACAATAACTACCTAATGCAGTTTCAATCCGATTTGCTTAGATGTCCGTTAAAACGAATTGCGACACCTGAGGTAACAGGACTTGGTGTTGCGTACTTAGCAGGACTTAAAACAGGTTTTTTTCCATCATTGGAAATCATAGCGAAACAAGCCGTTATCAAACAGTTATTTACGCCTAAAATGTCATTAAAAAACGCCAAACGTCTCTATCAAGGTTGGCAAAAGGCAGTTAGCATCAGTCAACTTTATAAATAA